Proteins encoded together in one Halomicrobium urmianum window:
- a CDS encoding universal stress protein, with protein sequence MYDAVLVPTDGSDPATAAVDRAIAIAERFDASLHVIHVAELVDVPADVETEARDALADRAESILTPIAERATAAGLAVSTEVVETADPVHSTVLDYADDHDVDLIVMGTHGRSGLDRIILGSVAERTLRTARTPVLVVPDEDDQDWDVESVLVPTDGSDGADAAADHAIDLCEATDAALHAVNVVDLRAFWGDVGSVTILDTLETVGEEAVDDVARRAEAAGLQSVETSVLSGTPARAIVDYADDHDVDLIVMGTQGRSGLDRYLLGSVAEHVVRLADRPVMTLASGNDE encoded by the coding sequence ATGTACGACGCTGTTCTGGTGCCCACGGACGGTAGCGATCCGGCAACTGCCGCAGTCGACCGCGCGATCGCGATCGCCGAGCGGTTCGACGCGTCCCTTCACGTGATCCACGTCGCTGAGCTCGTCGACGTCCCGGCGGACGTCGAGACGGAAGCGCGCGACGCACTCGCCGACCGTGCGGAGTCGATCTTGACCCCGATAGCGGAACGAGCGACTGCGGCCGGCCTGGCGGTCTCGACCGAGGTGGTCGAGACGGCCGATCCGGTACACAGTACCGTCCTCGACTACGCGGACGACCACGACGTGGACCTGATCGTGATGGGAACGCACGGTCGCTCCGGCCTCGACCGCATCATCCTGGGGAGCGTCGCCGAGCGGACGCTACGCACTGCCCGGACGCCAGTGCTCGTCGTCCCGGACGAAGACGATCAGGACTGGGACGTCGAGAGCGTGCTGGTCCCGACAGACGGCAGCGACGGGGCCGACGCCGCTGCCGACCACGCCATCGATCTCTGCGAGGCCACTGACGCGGCGTTGCACGCCGTCAACGTCGTCGACCTCAGGGCGTTCTGGGGCGACGTCGGCAGCGTCACCATCCTGGACACGCTGGAAACGGTCGGAGAGGAGGCCGTTGACGACGTCGCTCGCCGCGCCGAAGCGGCCGGCCTGCAGTCCGTCGAGACGTCCGTGCTCAGCGGGACGCCAGCCCGGGCGATTGTCGACTACGCCGACGACCACGACGTGGACCTGATCGTGATGGGTACCCAGGGCCGCTCCGGCCTCGACCGGTACCTGCTGGGCAGCGTCGCCGAGCACGTCGTTCGCCTGGCGGACCGGCCGGTCATGACGCTCGCGTCGGGGAACGACGAGTGA
- a CDS encoding proteasome assembly chaperone family protein has translation MEADPSTRPSFQITHETTPSEKLVAGFSSFGLAGLTAVDFLTDQLDLEETGYISTEALPSITPFENGTPRHHTRLFSRSDLDITLLVNELFVPPWAADPFAKSVLEWTDTNTVQEITILSGIPLPHGPQEHQVFYVATEDYQSEQLASTDIPAMGAGFLDGVNASLVGRGMDTDLRVGVFVTPVHQRIPDVEAALRLLVAAERLYGLDIDTTALEQFAREIEQYYRGLEDRLQAMDQTDSYDDRMYM, from the coding sequence ATGGAAGCCGATCCGTCCACCCGTCCATCGTTCCAGATCACTCACGAGACAACGCCGTCAGAGAAGCTCGTAGCCGGCTTCTCGTCGTTTGGGCTAGCCGGGCTCACCGCAGTCGACTTCCTGACCGATCAACTCGATCTGGAGGAAACCGGCTACATCTCGACTGAGGCGCTTCCGTCGATTACGCCCTTCGAGAACGGCACACCCCGCCACCACACCAGACTCTTTTCTCGATCCGATCTGGATATTACCCTGCTGGTGAACGAGCTGTTCGTACCGCCGTGGGCGGCCGATCCGTTTGCGAAGTCCGTCCTCGAATGGACTGACACGAATACCGTTCAGGAGATCACGATTCTCTCGGGTATCCCTCTTCCCCACGGTCCACAGGAGCACCAGGTGTTCTACGTCGCTACCGAAGATTACCAGAGCGAACAGCTGGCGTCTACCGATATCCCGGCGATGGGCGCTGGATTCCTCGACGGTGTCAATGCTAGCCTCGTCGGTCGCGGGATGGATACCGACCTCCGCGTCGGCGTCTTCGTTACACCAGTCCATCAACGGATCCCGGACGTCGAAGCGGCCCTCCGACTTCTCGTCGCCGCTGAACGGCTGTACGGCCTCGATATCGATACGACAGCCCTCGAACAGTTTGCGCGCGAAATCGAACAGTACTACCGCGGTCTCGAAGATCGATTACAGGCGATGGACCAGACGGACAGTTACGACGACCGGATGTATATGTGA